The following coding sequences are from one Seonamhaeicola sp. ML3 window:
- a CDS encoding SDR family NAD(P)-dependent oxidoreductase — protein sequence MNKRQYEKLQNVIDGFDLEIDQIKSQQNPDFNSRINFNKDVILITGAAGSLGAELVKQLLDINFKQLILIDNNETALFSLSKKYEKELENSNTELIPVDVRDEEAMNWLFDNYKPSIIFHTAAYKNIPLMEHNAYEAIRLNVFSTKLLADLSVAHHVKKFIFISTNNAVNPISVVGRTKLVSEAYLNYLKIHSQTDFKAIRLGNIFESKNSLLIKFMKQVQNGKAISIANSECEKYFINKFRACQLILKTTVLTKGDGFVFTYNMGKPFKVVELAKQISSRIAKTDKYPIEFIGLEDWEKKSEELLAEHENIEFTVHDDILRIKSSQGYTGEKISFNLISVLKTNMTNIDIKNRLEDCVLKLQTSPALLFAI from the coding sequence ATGAATAAGCGTCAATACGAAAAACTACAGAACGTAATAGATGGATTTGATCTAGAAATTGATCAAATCAAATCTCAACAAAATCCGGATTTTAATTCCAGGATAAATTTCAACAAAGATGTTATTTTAATTACTGGTGCAGCTGGCTCTTTAGGTGCAGAACTTGTAAAACAATTATTAGATATTAATTTCAAACAGCTCATATTGATAGATAATAATGAAACTGCGCTATTTAGTCTTTCCAAAAAGTATGAAAAAGAGTTAGAGAACTCAAACACAGAGTTAATTCCTGTTGATGTAAGAGATGAAGAAGCGATGAATTGGCTTTTTGATAACTACAAACCATCAATAATATTTCATACAGCCGCATATAAAAATATTCCTTTAATGGAACATAACGCTTATGAGGCTATTAGACTTAATGTTTTTTCAACTAAACTCTTAGCAGACTTATCAGTTGCGCACCATGTTAAAAAATTTATATTCATTTCAACGAATAATGCTGTAAATCCAATTAGTGTTGTTGGTAGAACCAAATTGGTATCTGAAGCTTACCTAAACTATCTGAAAATTCATTCTCAGACAGATTTTAAAGCGATTAGGCTCGGCAATATTTTTGAATCTAAAAATTCTTTGCTTATAAAGTTCATGAAACAGGTGCAAAATGGAAAAGCCATTAGCATTGCAAATTCAGAATGCGAAAAATATTTTATCAATAAATTTAGAGCGTGTCAATTAATCTTAAAAACAACGGTTCTTACTAAAGGCGATGGTTTTGTTTTCACATACAACATGGGCAAACCTTTCAAGGTTGTTGAATTAGCAAAGCAAATTTCAAGTCGCATTGCAAAAACAGACAAATACCCTATTGAATTTATTGGACTTGAGGACTGGGAAAAGAAATCGGAAGAATTATTGGCAGAGCACGAGAATATAGAATTCACAGTACATGATGATATTTTAAGGATAAAATCAAGTCAAGGATATACAGGAGAGAAAATTTCCTTTAATTTAATTTCTGTTTTAAAAACAAATATGACCAATATAGATATTAAGAATCGATTAGAAGACTGTGTTTTAAAGCTACAAACTTCTCCTGCGCTTCTTTTCGCTATTTAA
- a CDS encoding proline dehydrogenase family protein yields the protein MQENERIFDNTEIAFSLKNDSELERAYFLFKMISIEPLVKIGTAATNFALKASLPIEGLIRSTVFDHFCGGVNEDDCLPVIHKLYEKGVSSVLDYSVEGKQNENEFDKAVEKVLKILEFAKNIDAIPIAVFKPTGFGRLELYEKVGKDKALSVDEKREWENIVNRYDIVCAKAKENDIEILIDAEESWMQDAADQLVTLMMQKYNTEKPIVFNTLQMYRHDRLDFLKKEYQKAKKEGYFLGYKLVRGAYMEKENERAEDLGYLSPICIDKATTDDNFNTGLKFIMDNLDLISVFAGTHNEESSYLLMDLMKQKELNNDDPRVWFGQLYGMSDHISFNLASLGYNVAKYMPFGPVKDVMPYLIRRAEENTSVAGQTSRELKLLNSEKKRRRSL from the coding sequence ATGCAAGAAAACGAGAGGATTTTTGACAACACCGAAATCGCTTTTTCTCTGAAAAATGATTCAGAACTGGAGAGAGCTTATTTTTTGTTCAAGATGATATCTATAGAGCCTTTAGTTAAAATTGGCACAGCTGCCACAAATTTTGCCCTCAAGGCCAGTTTACCAATTGAAGGGTTAATTCGGTCTACGGTATTTGACCATTTCTGTGGAGGTGTAAATGAAGATGACTGTTTACCTGTTATTCATAAATTATATGAAAAAGGAGTGAGTTCTGTCTTAGACTATTCTGTAGAGGGCAAACAAAATGAAAATGAGTTTGATAAGGCAGTTGAAAAAGTTCTTAAAATACTTGAGTTTGCCAAAAATATTGATGCTATTCCAATAGCTGTTTTCAAACCCACGGGCTTTGGTAGACTTGAGTTGTATGAAAAGGTTGGAAAGGATAAAGCGCTATCGGTGGATGAAAAAAGAGAGTGGGAAAATATCGTTAATAGATATGATATAGTTTGTGCTAAAGCCAAGGAAAATGATATTGAAATTTTAATTGATGCTGAAGAAAGTTGGATGCAAGACGCCGCCGACCAATTAGTGACGCTTATGATGCAAAAGTACAATACCGAAAAACCTATTGTTTTTAACACTTTGCAAATGTACCGTCATGATAGATTAGACTTTTTAAAAAAGGAATACCAAAAGGCTAAAAAAGAGGGTTATTTTTTGGGTTACAAGCTGGTGAGAGGTGCTTATATGGAAAAAGAGAATGAAAGGGCTGAAGATTTGGGGTATCTATCTCCTATATGTATAGACAAAGCTACTACAGACGATAATTTCAACACTGGACTTAAATTTATAATGGATAATTTAGATCTTATTTCTGTTTTCGCTGGCACTCATAACGAGGAAAGTTCTTATTTATTGATGGATTTGATGAAACAAAAAGAATTAAACAATGATGATCCAAGGGTTTGGTTTGGTCAATTGTATGGTATGAGCGACCATATTAGTTTTAATCTAGCAAGCTTGGGATATAATGTAGCAAAATATATGCCCTTTGGACCTGTAAAAGATGTTATGCCATACCTGATTAGGAGAGCAGAAGAAAACACCTCTGTTGCTGGTCAAACTAGCCGGGAACTTAAATTGTTAAATAGCGAAAAGAAGCGCAGGAGAAGTTTGTAG
- the aroB gene encoding 3-dehydroquinate synthase — MDSIGYKDCMIHFNEDCYIAINEHLKKRNFSKIFILVDENTHKHCLPSFLANLQANTAIEIIEIESGEINKTIDTCVGVWNTLSELDADRKSLMINIGGGVITDLGGFVACTFKRGIAYVNVPTTLLSMVDASVGGKTGVDLGHLKNQIGVISDPDLVLIDPTFLSTLPSNQMRSGLAEMLKHGLISDKNYWNKFLDLSALNLSDLDGLIHQSVIIKKNVVEVDPFEDGLRKTLNFGHTLGHAIESYFLSNSKKNTLLHGEAIVIGMILACYISTELLGFSRETTDDIKSLFISHYGKVSIEKEEYDPIIDLLKYDKKNNHGNINFVLLESIGRCKIDCLVDNELIIEAFEYYSA, encoded by the coding sequence ATGGATTCTATAGGTTATAAAGATTGTATGATTCATTTTAACGAGGATTGCTATATCGCAATAAATGAACACCTTAAAAAGCGAAATTTTTCTAAGATTTTCATTTTAGTAGATGAGAACACTCATAAACATTGTCTACCGTCTTTCCTAGCCAACTTACAGGCGAATACGGCCATAGAAATTATTGAAATAGAATCGGGCGAGATAAATAAAACTATTGATACTTGCGTTGGTGTCTGGAATACATTATCTGAATTAGATGCTGACCGAAAAAGTTTAATGATAAATATTGGAGGTGGTGTAATCACAGATTTAGGAGGGTTTGTTGCCTGTACGTTTAAGAGGGGCATCGCATATGTAAATGTTCCCACAACGTTACTCTCAATGGTGGATGCATCCGTCGGTGGAAAAACCGGAGTTGATTTAGGACACTTAAAAAATCAAATAGGTGTTATTAGTGATCCAGATTTAGTTTTGATTGACCCTACTTTTTTAAGCACACTACCCTCAAATCAAATGCGCTCTGGTTTAGCCGAAATGTTAAAACATGGTTTAATTAGTGATAAGAACTACTGGAATAAATTCTTAGACTTATCAGCACTTAATTTATCGGATTTAGATGGGTTAATTCACCAATCTGTTATTATCAAGAAAAATGTAGTTGAAGTAGACCCATTTGAAGACGGACTACGAAAAACCTTAAACTTTGGACATACACTAGGGCACGCGATTGAATCTTATTTTTTAAGTAACTCCAAAAAAAATACGCTTTTACATGGAGAAGCCATCGTCATAGGTATGATATTGGCTTGTTATATTTCTACCGAATTACTTGGTTTTTCCAGAGAAACGACAGACGATATTAAGTCTTTATTTATCAGTCATTATGGAAAAGTTTCCATTGAGAAAGAAGAGTACGATCCAATTATTGATTTACTTAAATATGACAAAAAGAATAATCATGGTAATATTAATTTTGTCTTACTCGAGTCTATTGGGCGCTGTAAAATAGATTGTTTAGTTGATAATGAACTTATTATCGAGGCATTTGAATATTATTCGGCTTAG
- a CDS encoding polysaccharide biosynthesis tyrosine autokinase, whose product MEDLNPSQSFNIKKVLSLYTKQWKWFLLSVLVCIGVAYFFMRAILPEYKAVAKIMILDDAESETGRGAIQDLTIFSGNKEAEIEDEIEVIKSRGFLRDIVKKLNLNVQHYAQGRINEHDLYKKSPLKINFIESDSLIYKSSFSCYVNIVSPTEFDYSIEEDDIPIRMSFGEKIDTHFGGIILTPVEKRIKKYTNQLIRINISPLEEVAEFLTYIIDVYPSGESSKILNLVMKDPVEEKALDVINALIEGYNFATIDKKRKQAINTANFINDRVKSISSDLEGVDDSIVGYKSRNRITDISTTASQAFSSSVQNQQQIQELTTQISMLRYMDEMLGDNPYEGIPSNLGGADESINALALRYNELLAQRGSYLKSAGENNPVVLELDNTLAQIRSSLSQSINNTKQTLNIQLDALKNSSRRINSKLYSAPDQERTLRSIERTQSIKEALYIFLLEKREEATISISSVSPSVKVVESPFSMGSKKSPEPLVSYLGAVLLGMLIPFATIYVKDLTDTKIHNKEDLQQEISNITVLGEIPNFSKKANGLISKNDRSVLSESFRIIRTNFDYVRRGRNNKENDNVLFVTSTINGEGKSFVSLNLGLTLANTGKRVLLIGADIRNPQIFSAIKNKTNKEQSKIGLTEFLVDESIIIGEAINSYDLNNISIDIMLSGKVPPNPAELLMSERMKEVFDTVSKQYDYVIVDTAPSMLVTDTLLFSQYAGHTIYVTRAGYTEKRILNFAKELHNDKKLNGMMLVVNDVKQANFGYGAKYGYYGEPEKKGLFKWF is encoded by the coding sequence ATGGAAGATTTAAATCCCAGTCAAAGTTTTAATATTAAAAAAGTTTTATCCTTATATACAAAACAATGGAAATGGTTTTTGCTTTCTGTTCTTGTTTGTATTGGAGTAGCGTATTTTTTTATGCGGGCTATACTTCCAGAATATAAGGCCGTAGCCAAGATAATGATACTCGATGATGCTGAAAGTGAAACTGGTAGAGGCGCCATACAAGATTTAACTATATTTTCCGGAAACAAAGAAGCCGAAATAGAGGATGAAATAGAAGTTATTAAATCAAGAGGCTTTCTCAGAGATATAGTCAAAAAGCTCAATCTTAATGTACAGCACTATGCTCAAGGAAGAATTAATGAACACGATTTGTACAAAAAAAGTCCATTAAAAATAAACTTTATAGAATCAGATTCTCTAATCTATAAGTCTAGTTTTAGTTGTTACGTTAACATAGTTTCACCAACTGAATTCGATTATAGCATAGAAGAGGACGATATTCCAATTAGAATGTCATTTGGTGAGAAGATAGATACTCACTTTGGAGGTATAATCTTAACTCCTGTTGAAAAAAGAATTAAAAAGTACACAAATCAATTAATTAGAATCAATATTTCTCCTCTCGAAGAGGTAGCAGAGTTTCTTACTTATATAATAGACGTTTATCCTTCTGGGGAATCTTCCAAAATTTTAAATTTAGTAATGAAAGATCCCGTAGAAGAGAAAGCCTTGGATGTTATCAATGCGCTTATCGAAGGGTACAACTTTGCTACAATTGACAAAAAACGGAAACAAGCTATTAATACAGCTAATTTTATAAACGATCGTGTAAAATCAATATCATCAGATTTAGAAGGAGTAGATGATAGCATTGTTGGCTATAAATCAAGGAATAGAATTACAGACATATCAACAACAGCTAGTCAAGCATTTTCGTCAAGTGTTCAAAATCAGCAACAAATACAAGAACTGACTACCCAAATAAGCATGCTTAGATATATGGATGAAATGTTGGGTGACAATCCTTATGAAGGTATTCCTTCTAATTTAGGAGGGGCAGACGAGTCTATTAATGCATTAGCCTTGAGATATAACGAATTATTGGCTCAACGAGGAAGTTATTTGAAAAGTGCAGGAGAGAATAACCCTGTAGTATTAGAATTAGATAACACACTAGCTCAGATTAGAAGTAGTTTGTCTCAAAGTATAAATAATACCAAGCAAACTCTAAATATTCAATTGGATGCATTGAAAAACTCGTCAAGAAGAATAAACTCAAAACTATATTCAGCTCCAGATCAGGAAAGAACATTAAGGTCTATTGAAAGAACTCAGTCCATAAAAGAAGCTCTTTACATATTTCTCTTAGAAAAACGAGAAGAAGCCACTATTTCAATATCATCTGTCTCTCCGAGTGTAAAAGTCGTTGAGTCTCCCTTTAGTATGGGTAGCAAAAAGTCACCTGAACCTTTGGTTAGTTATCTTGGCGCTGTATTATTAGGCATGCTTATTCCTTTTGCTACTATTTACGTAAAAGACCTCACGGATACAAAAATACATAACAAAGAAGATCTTCAACAAGAGATTTCTAACATTACAGTTCTTGGAGAAATACCTAATTTTTCGAAGAAAGCAAATGGCTTAATATCCAAAAATGATAGATCTGTTCTATCTGAGTCGTTTAGAATAATTAGAACTAATTTTGATTATGTAAGAAGAGGAAGGAATAATAAAGAAAATGATAATGTATTATTTGTAACTTCCACTATTAATGGTGAAGGTAAATCTTTTGTGAGCTTAAATCTGGGATTAACTCTTGCGAACACAGGAAAAAGGGTTTTATTAATAGGGGCAGATATTAGAAATCCACAGATTTTCTCTGCCATAAAGAACAAGACAAATAAAGAACAATCTAAAATAGGTCTTACAGAGTTCCTTGTAGATGAGTCAATTATTATAGGTGAAGCGATTAACTCATATGATTTAAATAATATTTCTATAGATATTATGCTTTCAGGTAAGGTACCACCTAATCCTGCTGAACTATTAATGAGTGAAAGGATGAAAGAGGTTTTTGATACTGTTTCTAAACAATACGATTATGTTATAGTAGATACAGCACCATCAATGTTAGTTACAGACACACTGTTGTTTAGCCAATATGCTGGTCATACTATTTATGTTACTAGGGCAGGTTATACTGAAAAACGAATACTAAATTTCGCTAAAGAGCTTCATAATGATAAAAAGCTAAACGGAATGATGCTTGTTGTTAATGACGTGAAACAAGCTAATTTTGGGTATGGTGCTAAGTATGGTTATTATGGTGAACCTGAAAAGAAAGGATTGTTCAAGTGGTTTTAA
- a CDS encoding polysaccharide biosynthesis/export family protein: MKTYFSKINIAFVIISFFTFTSCYTKKDVVYFQNAKDFETIVDTDTFRAKLKVGDVLSINISTLNLEVTKPYNLVETTDGEGGGQLIDYLIDSDGNIDYPVLGKVKMIGLTVEEAKQLLKKKFEDGGLLKDPVVIIRIKNYRISILGWVAQPGVYPITGERISILEAIAMAGDLQINGKRKDVTVIRDFNGTKTYTRIDLTSKEVFKSPVYYLTQNDIVYIHPNRGAISAASGDSRIGLISSLASIALSVALIFTR, translated from the coding sequence ATGAAAACCTATTTCAGCAAGATTAACATTGCTTTTGTAATCATTTCGTTCTTTACATTTACTTCGTGTTATACCAAAAAAGATGTGGTATATTTTCAAAATGCTAAAGATTTTGAAACCATAGTTGATACTGATACATTCAGAGCAAAACTAAAAGTGGGAGACGTACTTAGTATAAATATTTCTACATTAAACCTAGAAGTCACGAAACCCTATAACCTTGTGGAAACAACTGATGGAGAAGGGGGAGGACAACTCATAGATTATCTTATAGATTCTGATGGTAATATAGATTATCCTGTTCTGGGAAAGGTTAAAATGATAGGTTTAACTGTTGAAGAAGCTAAACAATTACTAAAAAAGAAGTTTGAAGATGGAGGTCTGTTAAAAGACCCTGTAGTAATAATACGAATAAAAAATTACCGGATATCAATTCTTGGATGGGTAGCTCAACCTGGCGTATACCCAATAACAGGAGAGAGGATATCCATATTAGAAGCAATTGCTATGGCAGGTGATTTACAAATTAACGGTAAACGAAAAGATGTTACTGTTATAAGAGACTTCAACGGCACTAAAACGTATACTCGAATTGACCTTACAAGCAAGGAAGTATTTAAATCTCCTGTTTACTATTTAACTCAGAACGACATTGTATATATACATCCTAATCGAGGTGCAATTAGTGCAGCATCTGGTGATTCCAGAATAGGTCTTATTTCTTCATTAGCGAGTATTGCATTGAGTGTTGCGCTTATATTTACTAGATAA
- a CDS encoding nucleoside-diphosphate sugar epimerase/dehydratase, with the protein MIRNYFFDLSQKYASKWLIFFVDLFVVLFTLFIAYLIRFNFTLDFDTNQFFVQLPFLAIVSATSFLIVGSYKSVIRHTGFTDIVNIFKAVVLIAGIGITGVILIRSFSLLPNFTIPGSIIVIHSLLSFVALAGSRLLFKISYNYLKCKFKTSKNILIYGAGDSGIITYNALLNGTNKNFNVVNFIDDDVKKRGKLINGIRIISFETINESYIKSNDIDEIIVASQTIDPKRIIKLVDSLIDFDVKVKKVPPIEKWIDGELNANQIKQVQIEDLLGRPPIEIDNPNLINEFKGETVVVTGAAGSIGSELVNQISNFDVKHLILVDQAESALYDVQQDLKRAGKHNFTAIVADIRDGLRIDSIFQYHKPTMVFHAAAYKHVPLMEKSPYEAIKINVNGTKLLADTASRYNVKKFVFVSTDKAVNPTSVMGATKRMAEMYISCLQKESKTKFITTRFGNVLGSNGSVIPLFKKQIEQGGPLTLTHKEITRYFMTIPEASQLVLEAGTMGKGGEIFIFDMGESVKIFDLAKNMIKLSGLSYPEDIDIKITGLRPGEKLYEELLANGENTLSTYHKKILISKTRELDSAKIKAEIEDLCIMNRFQNNNIVMKMKQLIPEYKSNNSSYERFDKRVQIYKKAKSLSSDNNGNKTYSSL; encoded by the coding sequence ATGATAAGAAATTACTTTTTTGATTTATCGCAAAAATATGCCTCAAAATGGTTAATCTTTTTTGTTGATTTGTTTGTAGTGTTATTCACACTCTTCATCGCTTATTTGATAAGGTTTAACTTTACATTGGACTTTGATACGAATCAGTTTTTTGTTCAGTTACCATTTTTAGCAATAGTATCGGCAACAAGTTTCCTCATAGTTGGCTCATACAAAAGTGTTATAAGACATACAGGATTCACTGATATTGTAAACATATTCAAAGCTGTTGTTTTAATTGCTGGTATTGGGATTACAGGTGTTATTCTAATAAGGTCGTTCTCTTTACTACCTAATTTCACTATTCCTGGTTCCATAATAGTAATTCATTCTTTGCTGAGTTTTGTTGCTCTAGCTGGAAGTAGGCTATTATTTAAGATAAGTTACAACTATCTTAAATGTAAATTCAAGACATCAAAAAATATTTTAATTTATGGTGCCGGTGATTCAGGAATTATAACTTACAACGCCCTGCTAAATGGGACCAACAAGAACTTTAATGTTGTAAACTTCATTGATGATGATGTTAAAAAACGAGGTAAACTAATCAATGGAATCAGAATTATCTCTTTTGAGACAATCAACGAAAGTTATATAAAAAGTAATGATATAGACGAAATTATTGTTGCTTCACAAACTATAGACCCAAAACGCATAATTAAATTAGTTGATAGTCTTATTGACTTTGATGTAAAGGTTAAAAAAGTCCCTCCAATCGAGAAGTGGATAGACGGAGAACTTAATGCAAATCAAATTAAACAAGTTCAAATAGAAGATTTACTGGGTAGACCACCAATTGAAATTGACAACCCTAATTTAATAAACGAATTCAAAGGAGAAACAGTTGTCGTTACTGGTGCTGCAGGCTCTATTGGGAGTGAATTGGTAAATCAAATATCTAATTTTGATGTAAAGCATCTAATTCTTGTCGATCAAGCTGAATCTGCACTATATGACGTTCAACAAGATTTGAAAAGAGCTGGCAAACATAATTTTACAGCAATAGTTGCCGATATTAGAGATGGTTTAAGAATCGACTCTATTTTTCAATACCATAAACCAACTATGGTTTTTCATGCCGCTGCATACAAGCACGTGCCTTTAATGGAAAAATCGCCATATGAGGCTATTAAAATTAATGTTAACGGTACCAAACTATTGGCAGATACGGCATCAAGGTATAACGTCAAAAAGTTTGTTTTTGTCTCAACAGACAAAGCTGTAAATCCAACAAGTGTCATGGGGGCTACAAAACGTATGGCTGAAATGTATATTAGTTGTTTACAGAAAGAAAGTAAAACGAAATTTATAACTACAAGATTTGGAAACGTTTTAGGTTCTAATGGATCAGTTATACCTTTATTCAAAAAGCAAATTGAACAAGGTGGGCCATTAACTTTAACTCACAAAGAAATAACCAGATATTTCATGACCATTCCTGAGGCATCTCAGCTAGTATTAGAAGCAGGAACGATGGGTAAAGGAGGTGAGATTTTTATTTTCGACATGGGTGAATCTGTTAAGATTTTTGATTTGGCTAAAAACATGATTAAACTTTCTGGTTTGAGCTATCCTGAAGATATTGATATAAAAATAACTGGATTGAGACCAGGAGAAAAGTTATATGAAGAGTTACTTGCTAATGGAGAAAACACACTTTCAACTTATCACAAAAAAATACTAATTAGCAAGACTAGAGAATTAGATTCAGCTAAAATAAAGGCAGAAATCGAAGACCTGTGTATAATGAATCGTTTTCAAAATAATAATATTGTTATGAAAATGAAGCAGCTTATACCTGAGTACAAATCGAATAACTCAAGTTATGAAAGATTTGATAAACGGGTTCAAATTTACAAGAAAGCCAAAAGTCTTTCTAGCGACAATAACGGCAACAAAACTTACAGTAGCCTTTAA
- a CDS encoding DegT/DnrJ/EryC1/StrS aminotransferase family protein: protein MLTKTKIYLSSPHMGGSERKFVEQAFDTNWIAPLGPNVNGFENDIENYLGENRHIAALSSGTASIHLALALLGVTRGDEVLCQSFTFSASANPILYLGATPVFIDSETDTWNISPELLEIAIKDRIEKNKKPKAIIAVHLYGMPYKADELNEIARKYEIPVIEDSAEALGSNYFNRPCGTLADMGILSFNGNKIITTSGGGALITKTKELKDEAVFLSTQARDEAPHYQHSTIGYNYRMSNVVAGIGRGQMEVLNDRVEARRKNYSFYEANLSGYKSINFLNEPSGYFSNRWLTCIETSSFEMREEIRLALLKEDIESRPLWKPMHTQPVFKKYLNFTNGVSENLFNKGLCLPSGSNLTQNDLERILDIISKTPYL from the coding sequence ATGTTGACCAAAACTAAGATATATTTATCATCACCTCACATGGGAGGGTCAGAACGAAAGTTTGTAGAGCAAGCTTTTGACACCAATTGGATAGCTCCTCTTGGTCCCAATGTTAATGGTTTTGAGAATGATATTGAAAACTATCTCGGTGAAAACAGACATATAGCAGCTTTGAGTTCAGGAACAGCTTCTATACACCTAGCTCTAGCTTTATTAGGCGTAACAAGAGGAGACGAAGTGCTATGTCAAAGTTTTACTTTTTCTGCCTCTGCAAATCCAATACTATATTTAGGTGCTACACCTGTTTTTATAGACAGTGAGACAGATACTTGGAATATTTCACCCGAACTTTTAGAAATAGCGATTAAAGACAGGATTGAAAAGAATAAAAAGCCCAAAGCCATTATTGCTGTTCATTTATATGGAATGCCTTACAAGGCCGATGAGTTAAATGAAATTGCAAGAAAATATGAAATACCAGTAATTGAAGATAGTGCTGAAGCTCTTGGCAGTAATTATTTTAACAGACCTTGTGGAACCCTAGCAGACATGGGTATTTTGTCTTTCAATGGCAACAAGATAATCACAACTTCTGGAGGCGGAGCCCTGATTACTAAAACTAAAGAACTAAAAGATGAGGCTGTATTCCTATCTACTCAAGCTCGTGATGAAGCCCCACATTACCAACATTCCACTATTGGCTATAATTATAGAATGAGTAATGTTGTAGCCGGTATAGGAAGGGGACAAATGGAAGTATTAAATGATAGAGTAGAAGCCAGAAGAAAAAACTATTCGTTTTACGAAGCTAACCTATCAGGTTACAAGTCAATTAATTTTCTAAATGAACCAAGTGGATATTTCTCTAATAGATGGTTGACTTGTATAGAAACAAGTTCTTTCGAAATGAGAGAAGAAATTCGTTTAGCTTTACTAAAAGAAGATATTGAGTCTAGGCCACTTTGGAAGCCTATGCACACCCAACCCGTATTCAAAAAATACTTAAATTTCACTAACGGTGTATCAGAGAATCTTTTTAATAAAGGTCTTTGCTTACCAAGTGGATCAAACTTAACCCAAAACGATCTAGAAAGAATTCTAGATATAATCTCAAAAACCCCCTACTTATGA
- a CDS encoding NAD-dependent epimerase, with protein MSIDKQNSKQKILITGAAGFIGFHLSKVLIENGHSVVGLDNINDYYDVGLKYSRLEELGIDRDLASEFNKHSKSEKSNLFSFVRMNLEDRENLPKLFEGENFDMVCNLAAQAGVRYSLENPESYVDSNLVGFLNILECCRNYNIKHLVYASSSSVYGLNKEIPFSTKHSVDNPISLYAATKKSNELMAHTYSHLYKFPTTGLRFFTVYGPWGRPDMAMFLFTEAIVNNSPIKVFNYGKMERDFTYIDDIVEGIVRILEKNTEPRITEEEQLYKIYNIGNNNSVKLLDFIKEIEQNLGVEAKKNMMPIQPGDVERTWANVDDLMRDYNYRPNTSIKDGVKVFINWYKEYYNVG; from the coding sequence ATGAGCATAGATAAACAAAATAGCAAACAAAAAATACTTATCACCGGAGCTGCTGGTTTTATAGGTTTTCATCTATCAAAAGTTTTAATAGAAAATGGCCACTCAGTTGTGGGATTAGATAATATAAACGATTATTATGATGTAGGTCTAAAATACTCTAGATTGGAAGAGTTAGGCATTGATAGAGATTTGGCATCTGAATTTAATAAGCACTCAAAAAGTGAAAAAAGCAATCTTTTTAGTTTTGTTAGAATGAATCTTGAAGATAGAGAAAATCTACCAAAACTTTTTGAAGGTGAAAATTTTGACATGGTCTGTAACTTAGCAGCTCAGGCAGGTGTTCGTTACAGTTTAGAAAACCCGGAGTCTTATGTAGATTCTAATCTTGTTGGGTTTTTAAACATACTAGAATGCTGCAGGAACTACAATATAAAACACTTAGTTTATGCAAGTAGTTCGAGCGTATATGGTTTAAATAAAGAGATACCGTTTTCAACAAAGCACAGTGTAGACAACCCGATAAGCCTTTACGCTGCAACAAAAAAGAGTAATGAGTTAATGGCTCACACTTACAGTCATCTTTACAAATTCCCTACCACTGGATTGAGGTTTTTTACTGTATATGGACCGTGGGGAAGACCTGACATGGCTATGTTTCTATTTACAGAGGCCATTGTAAATAACAGTCCTATAAAAGTGTTTAATTATGGTAAGATGGAAAGAGATTTCACTTATATCGATGACATAGTTGAAGGTATTGTTAGAATACTTGAAAAAAACACAGAACCTCGTATTACAGAAGAAGAACAGTTGTACAAAATATATAATATAGGAAATAATAATTCTGTTAAACTTCTAGATTTTATTAAAGAAATAGAACAAAATCTGGGAGTTGAAGCTAAAAAGAATATGATGCCCATACAACCCGGAGATGTTGAACGTACATGGGCAAATGTAGATGACTTAATGAGGGATTATAATTATCGTCCCAACACATCTATTAAAGATGGGGTAAAAGTGTTCATTAACTGGTATAAAGAGTATTATAACGTGGGTTGA